Within the Streptomyces vilmorinianum genome, the region AGAGGGTCCAGACGCGGGCGGCGGGGACGGTACGGCCTGCGGCGCGCAGGGGGCCGCGCCGGACGGCGACGGCGAGCGCGGCGGCCAGGCCGAGGGCCCCGGCCGCGCCGACGGCGAGGCGCACGGGCCCTTCGGTGAGCGCGAGTCCGGTGACGGTGAGGGCGGCGACGGCGCCGGGCGCGAGGGCGGCCAGGGTCCACCCCGCCCACCCGGCGCTCGCCCCGTCCTCCCGCGCGGGGCGCACGGGCGCTCCGTTCCCCCGCGGCACGCGCGCGTACAGCTCCTCGGCGAGCGAGAACACGTCCCGGTGCCGAAACCGCGCGGCGGTCCGGTCGGTGACCCCGTGGGCTTCGAGCCCCGCGGCGATCTCCAGCGGATCCACGGCCCGCTCACACAGCTCCCGATGCCGATGCATCAGCGCCTTGACGGGGTCAGCGGGCCCCCGCCGTCCGCCCACCACGGGCGCGGACTGGGCCTCCACCCGGTCGGCAACGCCGCCCACCGGGGCGCCAGGCCTGACCCCTTCGACCGCCTCGGCCTGCGTCCCGAGGCCCGCGCGGGCCTCCACGCCGGATCCCCGCGCGGGCCGCGCCCGCGGCGCATCGCCGACCTCCGGCGCCTGAGGCCGGTCGTCCTCGACGATCGCGGCCGACGGCCGCGCTGCGTCGGCCCTCGGCTCGAAGCCCTCGCGGGCTTCCGCGCCGGATCCTCGCGTGGGCTGCGTCCGCGGCGCGTCCCCGTCCTCCGGTCCGGGAACGGTGGCCGATCCCTCCTGACGCCAGTCGCCCTCGACGATCGCGGCCGACGGCCGCGCAGCCTCAGCCGGCGCCACGAAGCCGGCGTCGGCTTCCGCACCGGGTCCCCGCGCGGGCTGCGTCCGCGGCGCGTCCCCGGCCTCCGGTCCGGGAACAGCGGCCGTTCCCGCCCGAGGCCGGCCCTCCTCGACGGCGGCGGCCGTCAGCCGCGCCGCCTCGGCCCCCGGCCCGAAGCCCGCGCGGGCTTCCGCGCCGGACTCCCGCGCGGGCTGCGCCCGCGGCGCATCGCCGGCCTCCTGGCCGGGAACGGTGACCGTTCCCGCCCGAGGCCGGTCGGCCTCGGGGGACGCGGACGTCGGGTGTGGTACCCGGCTCGTGTCGTGCAGCGTGAGCGGGTCGGCGGGTCCCGCCCGGTCCGGTCCGGCCGGTGATCGAAGGTCGAGGTCCGTGGCGAAGTGTGCGGCACGTGCAGGGGTCGGAGGGGTGGGCTTCGAGGGCTCGGAGGGTGGTCCGTCGGTTGTCACGGAGACTGTCACGGCCACGGTCAGCGCCGTCGTCTCGAGCAGCGCCTCGGAGTGGGAGTCCCAGGGGCCGGGGCTCGTGGGGGCGGCGGGGCCGCGCATGGGGGTGCCTCCTTCAGGCATCGGGGTCTCCCGCTCCGGCGGCGGCGCTCACCGGCTGGTCCGCCCAGGTGCCGGGCACGTACGCCTCCGCGGGATGGGCGAACGGGACGCCCTCGGCGGCGCGGCGGCGCACGGGTGAGTGGGAGAGAAGTTCCAGGTAGATGCCGCGGAACGCCGCGAGGTTCTGCTCGACGGTGAAGAGTTCGAGCGCGCGGGCGCGCGCGGCGGCGCCCAGCCGGTAGCGGCGCTCGGGGTCGCGCAACAGCGCGAGGCACGCGTCCGCGAGCGCCCGTGGATTGCGCGGGGGCACGACGAGCCCGGTGCCGCCGATGACCTCGACGACCGCGCCCACGTCCGTCGAGACGGTCGCCCGGGCGCAGAACATCGCCTCGACCAGGCTGATCGGGAAGCCCTCGACCACGCTGGACAGGACGACGACCGCGCCCGCCGCGTACGCCTCGGCGAGCGTCGGGGCCTCCGGTCCGCCGAGCTCCTCGAAGGAGACCGGGTTCTCGCCGACGGCGTGCGCCCCCGGCGCCTCGTCGGGGAAGAGCTGCGCCGCGAGCGCCCTGCAGTGCGCGACGTACGCGTCCGCGCCGGGCTCGCGCACCGGCGCGGCGATGATCCGCAGCCGGACGTCGGGCTGGGCCTTGCGCACCTCCGCGAAGGCGTGCAGGAGCGCGATCAGGTCCTTGGCGGGTTCGACCCGGCCGACCCAGACGAGCGTGGCCGGGTCCCCGGTCTCCTCGTCCTCGCCGACCTCGGTGAACCGCTCGGACTCCATGCCGGGGTAGACCGTGCGCAGCTTGGCCCGGTCCGCCCCGCACTTCTCCTGCCAGCGCCGCGCGTGCGTGTTGCCGGGCGTGAGGAGCGCGGCCTGCCGGTAGACCTCGGCGGCGAGCCGGCCATGGAAGGCGGCGAGCAGCGCGCGTACCGGCGCGGACAGCGGCGCGTCGGTGGCGGCCAGGTAGTGCGCGCGCAGCTGGACGCCGTACTCGGTGACCAGCAGCGGAGTCCCGAAGAAGCGTTTGGCCAACAGGCCGGGAAGCGCCGCGGATCCGCCGGACGCGGCGTGGCAGAGGTCGACCGCGCCGAGCCCGTCCTCGCCGTACCAGTCGAGCGACAGCGGGCGCAGGGCGCGCTCCACGTGGTCGACGAACGCGAGGTAGTCGGGGACGGTGGCGGCGGCCACGCCCCGGCGTGCGCCGGGGGCGCGACAGGCGGACTCCAGTGTGCGGACGGCGAGTTCGGAGCGCAGGGCGGCGTAGAGACCGCCGCGCTCGCGGGCGAGTTCGGCGAGGCCGTAGAGCCCCTCGGCGAAGTCACCCGTGTCCTCCTCGGCGCAGATGTCGGTCGCGAGGGCGTGGAAGCGACCGACGAAGGTCCGCCGCTCGCGCCGCCCGTACGTGCGGCCGTCGTCCTCGGGTGCCCAGAGGGGTGCCGTGCGTACGCGCTGGACCTGCGGGGGCAGGTCCACCCAGCCGGCGTCCTCCTGGAGGGCGCTGCGGCTGAGGGCGTACAGGTCGAACTCGTGCGCCGAGAGCCCGCGCACGAGCCGGTCGCACCAGAGCCTGGACTCACCCGTGGCGTACGGGTAGCCACCCTCCGTAAGCAGTCCGATCCGCATGAGCACACCCCCGATCTCCGTTGACTGGCCGGCGCCGTGGCCCGGCGACTCGCGGCGGGAAGAACGTAAGCGGATATACCGGTGGCGCGATGGACGGTTGTCCGTCGCGCCACTGGAAGGGGTGAATGCACGTAACTTTCCCACCGCGGTCGCGTTCTGTCGCGCTACGGGGTGATTCGCCTACGGAGCGTCACGCTACGGCCAGCCCCTGCACTGGCTCGGGGCGTCAGCTCCCCGGGTGCACCCAGGGGTTGGGGCGGCAGGCGATGCCGTCGATCTCCAGGGTCTTGGTCTGCTGCTGCATCACGGGCGCGAGGGCGCCGGGCGTACGGCAGCTCACATGCCTGTGCCCGAGCCGGTGTCCGACCTCGTGATTGATGAGCATCTGGCGATAGGCGAACATCGCCTTGTCGCCGAAGGTCTCCGAGCCCTGTGCCCAGCGGAACGCGTTGATCATCACGCGGGACGTGGACGCGGAGTCGCAGGAGACGTTGTCGATGGTGGTGTCCAGGCCGGACTTCGCACACCAGGTGCCGGTCGTTCCGGGGCTGGCGAGCGTGATCACGAACTCCGGCTCTCCGCTGGAGATCCGCTCGAAGGTCATCTCGCCCTTGCCGGCCCAGCTCCGCTCGTCGTTGAGGGTCTTCTGCACGGCCTGCGCGAAGAGCTTCGGGTCGAGCCCGAGCCCCTTCTCGACGTCGACGCGGTAGCGGATCTTGCGTCCCTTGCCCGGCGCCTTGTCGAAACCGGCCACGGCCTCGAACTCGCCCGAGCCCTTGAGCTTGGGGTCGATGGGGAACTGGCGCGTCATCAGCTGCTCGTACGTGGGCGGCGGGGTGGACGGCACGGCCGTCGCGGGGGCCGAGGGCGTCAGCCGGTCGTCGGAGCGTGAGGCGGTGCCGTCCTCGACGGCCCGGTCGGCGGAGCCGTCGGCCGAGCGGGCGAGGGGGTTGCCGGAGTCCCGGTCGGCCACCTGACCGGCCACGACGACGGCGAGGACGGTGGTGACGGCGGCTGCCGCGATACCGGTGAACGTACGGCCCCTGCCGCCGGTCCTGGTCGGCGCTTCCTCGGGCTCGTCGGGACGCTCCTCGGGGAGATCCTCAGGGGCGGTCTCCCGCCGCGGGGCCGGAATGAAGGGGGCCTGTGGAGCGGAGGCCTGCGGGGCGGCCTCGTCCGGGGCGGGCCTGCGCGCCCCCTGCCAGTCGCCGTACCGCTCCGGTCGCGGCGCCGTCTCGATGTGCTCGGGATGCCCGCCCCGTACAACCGGGTCGGCGGGGGCGGTGTACATCGGCGTGCCGTGCATCGGCGTGTCCCAGACGGGCCGGCCGCCGCCCTGTCCGTACGGGCTCGGGCTCGGGCTCGGGCTCTGTCCGTACGCGCCCGGCTGCCTGCCGGGCCCCTGTTGACCGTACGCCCCCTGGGCGTACCCGGTCTGTCCGTACGCGCCTTGTCCGTACGGGTCCTGCCCGTACGCGTCCTGTCCGTTCGGCCTCTGGCCGTACCCGTCCTGGCCCGGCGCGCGCCTGCGGCGTCCCGTCCCCGGCGCGGCCGCCTCCGGCTTCCGCCCCGTATCCACGGGGGGAGCGGGCGCGGGGCCCTTGCGACTATGTCGTCCCACGCCCCGGATCAGCTCCCGCCGCTGTCGTCTGTGCCGTGTTTACCGTCTGTGCCGTCTTTGCCGACCGTGTCGGCCTCGATCAGTTCCCGGACGGCCTGGGCGACCGTCTCGGGGTACTCCATCATGGCCACGTGCCCGGCGTCCGGGAGCGTCAGGAGCCGCGAGCCGCGGAACGCGGCGGCCGCCTTGCGCGCCATTCTGTAGGAGACGAGCTGGTCACGGCCGCCGTAGACGAGCAGGGTCGGCGCGAGCACCCGCTCCGCCTGCCGCCACAGACCGTGCTGACCGCCGAGCGTGTACGCGTCTACGATCCCGCGCGAGGAACGGGCCATGGCGTCCCAGAAGTACGGAAGCTCCAGGCGCCGTTCCATCTCCTCCACGGCGTGCCGGAAGCCCTCGTCGGAGACCCGGCCGGGGTCTCCGTAACAGAGGGCGAGGACCCCGCGGACCCTCTGCTCCGGCGTCCAGTCCCTGGTCATCTTGGAGAAGAGAGGTGCCACGCCCGGCAGGGCGAGCAGCGCGGTCGGCCAGGCGCTGCGCTGGGCGCGCAGCTCGGGCAGGGCCGGAGAGACCAGGGTGAGAGTGCGGACCAGGTCGGGACGGACGGCGGCGACGCGGGTGGAGACGGCGCCGCCGAGCGAGTTGCCGATCAGGTGGACCGGTCCGCGGCCGGCGGCGTCGAGCAGCCGGATGACCGCCCGGGCGTGTCCGGTGACCGAGTAGTTGCCGTCGTCGGGCGGCGGCGAGTCGCCGAAGCCGGGCAGGTCGACCGCCTCGCCGTCGAGATGGTCCGCGAGCAGCGGCATCAGCGCCGACCAGTTCAGCGAGGAGCCGCCGAGGCCGTGGACGTAGAGCGCGGGCGCGAGCCCCGGCCGGTTGCCGGGCCGGGCGCGCACGGTGAGCGTGAGCCCGGGCAGCGCGACGGAGCGCAGCTCCTCGCCGTCGGCGACCCGCACGGCGCGGGTCCGCGACGAGGGCGGGGCGGCGGCGGTCCGGGTTTCCGGCAGCTCGGTCGACGACATGGCCGCAATATTACGAGACGATCACGCGGCGGCGCGTGTGTGTGGCGTCACAGGTACGGGTGCGCCGCGCGGAGTGTGCTCCTACGCTCGTAGAGAGGGCCTTCGGAGAGGACCCGCATGCCGGAAGGAACCGCATGACTGTCGATCCGAACGAGCCGGACACATTCGCCGAGGAAGAGGAAGCCGTGCTCGACGAGGAAATTCCTGAGGCCGACGCCGCCGAGCAGCACACGGACCTCCAGCAGGAGGAGGACGAGCAGCCCACGCATGTCGAGCAGGACAGCGCGAACCCGGCGGACGCCGCCGAACAGACGCGGGTGGTCGTCCAGAACGAAGACGACTACCGCTGATTTGTTCGGTTTAATGTTGAATCTCCTATCGCCCTGGGCGTCCGGTCCGTGAAATTCTGCGTCCGCACCGCGCACAGCCGGGTTACCCAAAAGTACGATGGCGGGCGCGGCGCCACAGCGCGCATGGATCGATTTTTGGGAGGCGGCGTGACAGCCATCGAGCAGACAGAGGCAGCACGCCCTCGGGGCACGCGCCTGCCGCGCCGAGCCCGACGGAACCAGCTCCTGGGGGCGGCCCAGGAGGTGTTCGTCGCACAGGGCTACCACTCCGCCGCGATGGACGACATCGCCGAACGGGCGGGCGTCAGCAAGCCCGTGCTCTACCAGCACTTCCCGGGCAAGCTGGAGCTCTACCTGGCTCTGCTCGACCAGCACTGCGAGTCGCTGCTCCAGGCTGTACGCACAGCCCTGGCGTCCACGACGGACAACAAGCTCCGGGTCGCCGCCACGATGGACGCGTACTTCGCGTACGTGGAGGACGAGGGCGGCGCGTTCCGGCTGGTCTTCGAGTCCGACCTGACCAACGAGCCGGCCGTGCGCGAGCGCGTGGACCGGGTCAGCCTGCAGTGCGCCGAGGCGATCTCGGACGTGATCGCGGAGGACACCGGCCTGTCCAAGGACGAGTCGATGCTGCTCGCCGTGGGCCTCGGCGGCGTCTCCCAGGTCGTGGCGCGCTACTGGCTCTCCAGCGAGTCCGCCATCCCCCGCGACAAGGCGGTCGCGCTGCTGACCTCGCTGGCCTGGCGGGGTATCGCGGGCTTCCCCCTGCACCCGACGGAGGGTCAGCTGAGCGCCGAGGGCCACTGACCCCTCGTACCGGCGTGCTCGCCCGCTGTTCGCTCCTGGCGTTCCGCCGCTGCGCCGTGCTTGTCCCCTCTCCGGGCTAATGTGTGCAGCGTACGGCGCGGGGAAACGCGCAACGCTGACCGTTCGGAGGGACATAGCCGTGGAGGTCAAGATCGGCGTGCAGCACGCACCCCGGGAGATCGTTCTGGAGAGCGGGCAGTCCGCCGAGGAGGTCGAGCGCGCCGTGGCCGACGCGCTGGCCGGCAAGGCGCAGCTGCTCAGCCTCACGGACGAGAAGGGCCGTAAGGTCCTGGTCCCGGCCGAGAAGATCGCGTACGTGGAGATCGGCGAGCCGGCGGTCCGCCGGGTGGGCTTCGGCGCTCTCTGAGACGTACGTCAGGACAAGGCGAAGGGCCCGGCGGATTCGATCCGCCGGGCCCTTCGTCCGTCCGGGTGGGACGTGGTTCCTGTGCTTCGGGCGAATGTCCTGGTGAGGGGGGCGGAAGAGGATTGCGTTCGAGTCGGCCCGGGTAGTACGGCCTACGACCGAATTGCCCGCCCCGCACCGCACGCGAGGTGACCCGTGTTCCTGGAAGCCCTCGGCTCCGCCCTGCTCGGACTCGCCCTGGCCTGGGCCGCCGTGCACCGGCTGCCCGACCGCCTCCCCGCACGGGGGGTCGTCCTCACGACGGGCTCGCTGGGCGCCGTCTTCGGCGCCCTGGTGACCCATGGAGCCCTGGGCCCGGGTCACGCCCTGGCCACGCTCATCGGCGCGATCGCGATCGCGGCGGTCCTGCTCTCGCTGCTGATCCGTCCCGCCGCTCGCCGCCTGCGCCGATCAGCGGCGGCGTGAACCGCGCCGCCGCTGACTGCGCCTGCGACTGCGACTGCGACTGCGACTGCGACGAAACGGCTAGGCCGCCAGGCCGAGCGCCGCCATGCGCTTGGTGTGGGCCTCGGTGATCCGGGAGAACATCCGGCCGACCTCCGCGAGGTCGAAGCCGTCCGCCACACCACCGACGAGCATCGTGGAGAGCGCGTCGCGCTCGGCGACCACGCGCTGGGCCTGGGAGAGCGCCTCGCCCATCAGCCGGCGCGCCCACAGCGCGAGCCGCCCGCCGACCCGCGGGTCGGCCTCGATCGCGGCGCGGACCTTCTCCACGGCGAAGTTGCCGTGGCCCGTGTCGTCGAGCACCGACAGCACGAGCCGGCGCGTGTCGGAGTCCAGGCGGGCCGCGACCTCCCGGTAGAAGTCACTGGCGATCGAGTCGCCGACATAGGCCTTGACCAGGCCCTCCAGCCAGTCGGACGGAGCGGTCTGGCGGTGGAAGTCGTCCAGCGCCTTGGCGAAGGGCTCCATCGCGGCGGTCGGCTCGGCGTCCACGGCGGCCAGCCGGTCGCGGAGCTGCTCGAAGTGGTGGAACTCGGCGGAGGCCATCTTCGCCAGCTCCGCCTTGTCCGCGAGGGTCGGCGCGAGCTTGGCGTCCTCGGCGAGCCGCTCGAAGGCCGCCAGCTCGCCGTAGGCCAGCGCGCCGAGCAGGTCGACGACCGCGGCGCGGTACTGCGGCTCGGCGGATGCCGTGGCCCAGTCCTGGGCGGCGATCCCGGTGGGCTCTTCGGCTGGTGTGGCGTTGTCAGACGTCTCCATGAAGCGCACAATAGCCCGCTCTCCGGCCCGGGGAAGGCCCTGGTCAGTCACTGTGACCGCGCCCTCATCACGAATTCTCCCAACACACATGCGCGAATCCGGGGTACAGTGGTAAAGCGCCTGCTGAGTATGCGGACATGCTTTCGCACGTTCGGACGTATTCGGTGGGCCGACTCATGAATGAGGATGCCCGGTCGGTGGCCCGACTGGCTCCGACCCGACAACCCTCCCCGCGCACCCGCAGGAGGGACCCTCAGCGGCACGACGCTCGAGCGACGGCAGTGGTCCCGCGCCACCCGGCTGTGATCCATTCGTCGATCCGGCCGGAAGTGACTCGGCACGGTACGACCCCCAGCGTTCGCCTCGCGCCGCGTCTCACAGAAGAGGCAGCACCCTGACTACGACTTTCCGAGACCTCGGAATCCTTCCCGAGACGGCCGAGGCGCTTGAAGCCGTCGGCATCGTCTCCCCCTTTCCCATCCAGGAGATGACCCTCCCGGTCGCGCTCTCCGGCTCCGACGTCATCGGCCAAGCCAAGACCGGCACCGGCAAGACGCTCGGCTTCGGTCTGCCGCTCCTGGAGCGCGTCACCGTCCCCGCGGACGTCGAGGCCGGCCGGGCCAAGCCCGAGCAGCTGACCGACGCCCCGCAGGCGCTGGTCGTCGTTCCGACCCGTGAGCTGTGCACCCAGGTCACCAACGACCTGCTGACCGCCGGCAAGGTCCGTAACGTCCGCGTGCTCGCCATCTACGGCGGCCGGGCGTACGAGCCCCAGGTCGAGGCGCTCAAGAAGGGCGTCGACGTGATCGTCGGCACCCCGGGCCGCCTGCTCGACCTGGCCGGCCAGCGCAAGCTCGACCTGTCGCACGTCAAGGCCCTCGTCCTGGACGAGGCCGACGAGATGCTCGACCTGGGCTTCCTGCCCGACGTCGAGAAGATCATCAACATGCTTCCGGCGAAGCGTCAGACCATGCTGTTCTCGGCGACCATGCCGGGCGCCGTCATCGGTCTGGCCCGTCGCTACATGTCGCAGCCCACGCACATCCGCGCCACCGCGCCGGACGACGAGGGCGTGACCGTCGCCAACATCACGCAGCGCGTCTACCGCGCGCACTCCATGGACAAGCCGGAGCTGATCTCCCGTGTCCTGCAGGCCAACGGCCGCGGGCTCGCGATGATCTTCTGCCGTACGAAGCGCACGGCGGCCGACATCGCCGAGCAGCTGGAGCGGCGCGGCTTCGCGTCCGGCGCGGTCCACGGCGACCTCGGTCAGGGCGCCCGCGAGCAGGCCCTGCGCGCGTTCCGCAACGGCAAGGTCGACGTGCTCGTCTGCACCGACGTCGCCGCGCGCGGCATCGACGTCGAGGGCGTCACGCACGTCATCAACTACCAGTCGCCGGAGGACGAGAAGACGTTCCTCCACCGCGTGGGCCGCACCGGCCGCGCGGGCGCGAAGGGTACGGCGGTGACGCTGGTCGACTGGGACGACATCCCGCGCTGGCAGCTGATCAACAAGGCGCTGGGTCTGGACTTCCACGACCCGGTCGAGACCTACTCCAGCTCCCCGCACCTCTACGAGGAGCTGGACATCCCCGCGGGCACCAAGGGCGTCCTGCCCCGCACCGAGCGGACCCGTGCGGGTCTGGGCGCGGAGGAGCTGGAGGACCTGGGCGAGCCCGGTGGCCGTGGTGGCCGTGGCCGCAAGCAGGCCGCCGCCCCGGTGGCCGAGGAGCGCCCGGCCCGTACGCGCGCCCCGCGTCAGCGCCGCCGTACGCGTGGAGGCACCGCGCTGGAGGAGTCGGCGGCTGCCGTCACCACCACCACCGCCGCCCCGGTCGCGGAGGACGCCCCCGCGGAGCCGCGCACCCCGCGCCGCCGTCGCCGTACCCGTACGGGCGCCGCGTCGAGCGCGCCGGTCGTCGAGGCCCCGAAGGCCTCCGCCGCTCCGGTGACTCGCGTGGCTCAGGTGGCTCAGGTGGCCTCCGTGGTCGCGCAGGCCACGCCGGTGGACGAGGCCCCCAAGGCCCCGCGCCGTCGCCGTGCGCGTGTCGTGAAGCCCGAGGAGAGCGTGTCCTTCCAGACCGTGGAGACGGCCGCCGCCGCCCTCGCGGTGGCCGAGCCGGTCGTCGAGCCGGTCGTCGCACCGGTGGCCGAGACGGTCGCCGAGGAGCCCAAGAAGGCCCCGCGCCGCCGTACCGCCAAGAAGGCCGTCGCCGCCGAGGCCCCGGCCGTCGAGGCTGCCGAGGCCGTCGCGGTCGTCGAGGAGCCCAAGAAGGCTCCCCGCCGCCGTACCGCCAAGAAGGCCGTCGCCGCCGAGGCCCCTGCGGTCGAGGCCCCTGCGGTCGAGGCTGCCGAGGCCGTCGCGGTCGTCGAGGCTGTCGAGGAGGCCCCCAAGGCCCCCCGTCGCCGTACGACCAAGAAGGCCGTCGCCGCCGAGGCCCCCGACGCCTCGGAGCCGAAGGCGGCCCCGCGCCGCCGTACGGTGAAGAAGGCGACCGCCGCTCCGGCGGAGGCCACCGAGACCGCCGAGACCACCGGGACCGCCGCCGAGGCTCCCAAGTCCCCGCGCCGTCGCACGACCAAGAAGGCCGCGGCCGCCAAGACCGAGAGCTGACGCGTCGTCGCACCGCCCTTCAGCGGCCCGGCCCCTCCCCGGGGGCCGGGCCGCCGTGCTGTCCGGGCCCTTCTGAACAGCGGTTAAAGTCCCTCTATGAGCAAGCCCCGGTCCCTGGCACTGCCACCGCGCACCCGTGCCTACCGGCTCGTGACCGCGCGCGGCGACTTCGCCGTCCTGGACACCGCGCCCCAGGGCGAGCCCCGTGGCACGGTGCTGCTGCTGCCCGGCTACACCGGCAGCAAGGAGGACTTCCTCGCGCTGCTCGGCCCGCTGAGCGACGCCGGGTACCGGGCGGTCGCGGTCGACGGCCGGGGACAGCACGAGAGCCCGGGGCCGCGGCACCGGTCCGCGTACACCCGGCGCGCGCTGGCGCTCGACGCCATCTCCCAGGCGGCCGCGCTCGGGGACGGTTCCGTGCATCTGCTGGGGCACTCGTTCGGCGGGGTGGTGGCGCGGGGGGCGGCGCTGCTTGCGCCGGAGTCGTTCCGCTCGCTGACCCTGCTCTCCTCAGGCCCCGGCCCGGTCGCCCGCCCGCAGCGCATCCGGGTCCGGGTGCTGCGCGGCGCGCTCGCGGTGCTGCCCAAGGAGCGGGTGTGGCGGGCGACGCGGTGGCTGGACAGCCGCGGCGAGGAGCCCGGGGTGACGGACCCGCCGGAGATCGTGATGTTCCTGCGGCGCCGCTGGATGCGTACCCGGGTCGTCCAACTCGCGGTGGCGGGGCGGCTGTTGAGGCGCGACCGGGACGGGCACGCCCAGCTGGCCCAGCTCACCGTGCCGCTGCACATCGCGTACGGGGACGAGGAGATGGTCTGGCCCGTGGTCGGCCTCGCGGAGGTGGCGCTGCGGACGGGGGCCCATCACACGGTGGTCGTGGGCGCGGGCCACTCCCCCAACGTGTCCCATCCCCAGGAACTGGCGGACCGGCTCGTCGCGTTCTGGGAGCGGTGCCCGTAGCCCGCCGCTAGTGCTGCGACCGGAAACGATCACCGGGTTGGGGCTGATGCTCCTCATGGCCCTCTTGCGGGTGGTCGGACGGTAGATTCGCTCTGCGGCCCGAGGCTCCGAGTCCAGGTGTGAGGGATCATGAATCGCGACAGGACCGCCTACGTCACTGGTTCGGTGGTCTCGAAGGATGGCACGGTCCTCGGCTACCGGCGGCTGGGTGATGGTCCGCCGGTCGTGCTTGTGCACGGATCGATGATGTCCTCGTACAACTTCATGAAGTTGGGTACGGCCCTTGCTCGGGACTTCACCGTCTACCTTCCCGACCGCAGAGGCCGGGGCCTGAGCGGGCCCTACGGACCGGCCTTCACACTGCAGCGGGCCGCCGAGGACGTGCAGGCCCTCATGGACGCCGCCCACGCCCGCCGCGTCTTCGCCCTCAGTGCCGGCGCCAACGCTGTCCTGCAGTGGGCACTCACCGCACCGGAGGAGTGCAAGATCGCCCTCTACGAGCCGCCCTTGCCCGTGGGCGGCTCACGGCTCGCCGCCTGGCTGCCCCGCTACGACAGCGAGATGCACCACAATCGCCCGGGTGCCGCCATGGTTACCGTCGCCAAGGGCACCAAAGACTCGCGCCTCCTGCAGGTCCTGCCCAGGCCTGTGGCCGTGCCCCTGATGGACTTCGCGATGCGCGCCCAGGCCAGGCAGGCCCACACCGACGAGGTACCGCTCATCGACCTCATCGCGACCATGCACCACGACGCCCAGCTCGTCCTCGGCGCGGAAGGGCTCATCGCGGCGTCCACGGCCGTGCGCGCCGACGTGCTCCTGCTCGGCGGCGGCCGCAGCCCCCGCTACCTCAAGGACGCCCTCGACGCACTGCACGCCGCCATCCCCCGCAGCCGCACAACCCGGCTGCGCGGCGTCGGCCACCTCGCCGCCGACAACGGCGGACAGCCCGGCCGCGTCGCCCGCGCCCTGCGTGGCTACTTCTCCGACCCACCCCCGTGAGGGAAAGGCCAGGCCGACCGTCAGGCCGAGGCGACCAGTGGCCGTCCGTCCGGGCGGGCCACGCGGATCGACCTGAGCGCGGCCCAGGTGGGTTACGTCACTCCGTGGGTGCGGTGAAGGTCGCCGATCCGTATCGGACGGGCCCGATTGCGCCGCAGGTGAGCGGCAGGCTTGCGGACCGATCAACACGTGAAGGGCTTGCCCAGCTTGGTCGGCCGGGTGGTGGCCGTCTGGAAGACGAACTCCTCATCGCCGGAGTCAGCAGGCGGCGACGGACTGCCGCCCACCGAGGGTCCAGGCAGGCCAGGCCGATCTCGTTGAAGCGATGGATCACGTCGCGGACCGTGTCCTCGTTCGCCTGCGCGAGCCTCGCGATCACCCGGGACGCTGTTCCCGCCCGCCGAGGCCAGCTGCATCATCGCCCGGCGGAACCGCACCGTACTGGTACCGCCCGC harbors:
- a CDS encoding DEAD/DEAH box helicase; protein product: MTLPVALSGSDVIGQAKTGTGKTLGFGLPLLERVTVPADVEAGRAKPEQLTDAPQALVVVPTRELCTQVTNDLLTAGKVRNVRVLAIYGGRAYEPQVEALKKGVDVIVGTPGRLLDLAGQRKLDLSHVKALVLDEADEMLDLGFLPDVEKIINMLPAKRQTMLFSATMPGAVIGLARRYMSQPTHIRATAPDDEGVTVANITQRVYRAHSMDKPELISRVLQANGRGLAMIFCRTKRTAADIAEQLERRGFASGAVHGDLGQGAREQALRAFRNGKVDVLVCTDVAARGIDVEGVTHVINYQSPEDEKTFLHRVGRTGRAGAKGTAVTLVDWDDIPRWQLINKALGLDFHDPVETYSSSPHLYEELDIPAGTKGVLPRTERTRAGLGAEELEDLGEPGGRGGRGRKQAAAPVAEERPARTRAPRQRRRTRGGTALEESAAAVTTTTAAPVAEDAPAEPRTPRRRRRTRTGAASSAPVVEAPKASAAPVTRVAQVAQVASVVAQATPVDEAPKAPRRRRARVVKPEESVSFQTVETAAAALAVAEPVVEPVVAPVAETVAEEPKKAPRRRTAKKAVAAEAPAVEAAEAVAVVEEPKKAPRRRTAKKAVAAEAPAVEAPAVEAAEAVAVVEAVEEAPKAPRRRTTKKAVAAEAPDASEPKAAPRRRTVKKATAAPAEATETAETTGTAAEAPKSPRRRTTKKAAAAKTES
- a CDS encoding alpha/beta fold hydrolase; the protein is MSKPRSLALPPRTRAYRLVTARGDFAVLDTAPQGEPRGTVLLLPGYTGSKEDFLALLGPLSDAGYRAVAVDGRGQHESPGPRHRSAYTRRALALDAISQAAALGDGSVHLLGHSFGGVVARGAALLAPESFRSLTLLSSGPGPVARPQRIRVRVLRGALAVLPKERVWRATRWLDSRGEEPGVTDPPEIVMFLRRRWMRTRVVQLAVAGRLLRRDRDGHAQLAQLTVPLHIAYGDEEMVWPVVGLAEVALRTGAHHTVVVGAGHSPNVSHPQELADRLVAFWERCP
- a CDS encoding alpha/beta fold hydrolase, which gives rise to MNRDRTAYVTGSVVSKDGTVLGYRRLGDGPPVVLVHGSMMSSYNFMKLGTALARDFTVYLPDRRGRGLSGPYGPAFTLQRAAEDVQALMDAAHARRVFALSAGANAVLQWALTAPEECKIALYEPPLPVGGSRLAAWLPRYDSEMHHNRPGAAMVTVAKGTKDSRLLQVLPRPVAVPLMDFAMRAQARQAHTDEVPLIDLIATMHHDAQLVLGAEGLIAASTAVRADVLLLGGGRSPRYLKDALDALHAAIPRSRTTRLRGVGHLAADNGGQPGRVARALRGYFSDPPP